One Microlunatus soli genomic window carries:
- a CDS encoding GntR family transcriptional regulator codes for MPERPTPAHEVITRHLRTVIAAAAPGDRLPSDRELSTTFHVSRMTARQAISALVGEGRLYRVSGSGTYVADHPVHRRVTRLLSFAEHMHRQGRQPSAVVLESGRRAGNRQENVDLAQGSDAQVGELKRLLKGDGIPIGVEEVRLPDDCCSVLELDLGTGSLFAALAAIGREPTRSKGTVTAESAMPELARLLDVAVGAALIVQRQIVLDADDRPVQLAVTRYVGDRFVFDIDQEKHAYADPVDHEGEPAYEVGALVDRP; via the coding sequence ATGCCCGAACGGCCGACCCCGGCCCATGAGGTGATCACTCGACACCTGCGGACCGTGATCGCGGCCGCTGCTCCCGGTGATCGGCTACCCAGTGATCGGGAGCTGAGCACGACCTTTCACGTCAGCCGGATGACGGCACGGCAGGCGATCTCGGCGTTGGTGGGGGAGGGCAGGCTGTACCGCGTCTCGGGCAGCGGCACCTACGTCGCCGACCATCCGGTGCACCGGCGGGTGACACGACTGCTGTCCTTCGCCGAACACATGCACCGGCAGGGCAGGCAACCGTCCGCCGTCGTGCTGGAGTCCGGCCGTCGTGCGGGCAACCGGCAGGAGAACGTCGATCTCGCTCAGGGCAGCGACGCGCAGGTCGGTGAGCTGAAGCGACTCCTGAAGGGGGACGGGATCCCGATCGGCGTCGAGGAGGTGCGGTTGCCCGACGATTGCTGTTCGGTCCTCGAGCTCGATCTCGGTACCGGATCGCTGTTCGCGGCACTGGCCGCGATCGGCCGGGAACCCACCCGCTCGAAGGGAACCGTGACCGCGGAATCGGCGATGCCGGAGCTGGCCCGACTGCTCGACGTCGCCGTCGGTGCGGCGCTGATCGTCCAGCGACAGATCGTGCTCGATGCCGACGACCGACCGGTGCAGCTGGCGGTGACCCGCTACGTCGGCGATCGGTTCGTCTTCGACATCGACCAGGAGAAGCACGCCTACGCCGATCCGGTCGACCATGAGGGTGAGCCGGCCTACGAGGTCGGCGCGCTCGTCGACCGACCCTGA
- a CDS encoding ABC transporter substrate-binding protein codes for MSTPVRRPRFSRRHALQLAGAAGLTAAAAACTDTSDVSSDGPTARSSVGDFAIPDWSDAPKSASLRWVDSGDQKALYFKAFFDAFGKKFSGIDVDYKGTNWNTIQQSITLGLRNGTAPDVFQLPSTISTPVAVKEGWLRPLDDVVPGWPQIKDRLPTGLIANGVNVFDGKTYSLPITKPALGTIVLINADLAAQADVDTGQDFTLDSFGSAVRAATKKGAGKYYGLVDYLAQPNGMNAACSMIARLSGMVGGVDNNPEGSINYRTGELTYTDPILADVIDWYLGLQKDGCFLPGSVSLDAPGARERFPQGQSAFIFQGPWNIGLWGKEFPDLKLDVALAPVQEAGKVSPFNLLPGGGNNYCVAASSKSAEVAGKAFEYIFSDDGQTHWAYYAGSGDPAVFPTPSLKPKPLDAKVNGWMKQYGLLGPSPTVRNPDMIKVSQALVAPQPALHDVCTALFTGKATNIKKELKALQDRADKAIDTAIATAKKSGAKVSRDDYVFSDWDPTKPYVGLYK; via the coding sequence ATGTCCACACCCGTTCGCCGCCCGAGATTCAGCCGTCGGCACGCCCTGCAGCTCGCCGGCGCCGCCGGACTGACCGCCGCGGCGGCCGCCTGCACCGACACCAGTGACGTCTCCTCCGATGGGCCGACGGCCCGGTCCAGCGTCGGCGACTTCGCGATCCCCGACTGGTCCGATGCTCCGAAGTCAGCCTCGTTGCGCTGGGTCGACAGCGGTGACCAGAAGGCGCTCTACTTCAAGGCGTTCTTCGACGCCTTCGGTAAGAAGTTCAGCGGCATCGACGTCGACTACAAGGGCACCAACTGGAACACCATCCAGCAGAGCATCACCCTCGGACTGCGCAACGGCACTGCGCCCGACGTGTTCCAACTGCCGTCCACGATCTCCACGCCGGTTGCGGTCAAGGAGGGTTGGCTGCGGCCGTTGGACGACGTGGTTCCCGGCTGGCCGCAGATCAAGGACCGGCTGCCGACCGGGTTGATCGCCAACGGGGTGAACGTCTTCGACGGCAAGACCTACTCGTTACCGATCACCAAACCGGCGCTCGGGACGATCGTGTTGATCAACGCCGATCTCGCCGCCCAGGCCGACGTCGACACCGGTCAGGACTTCACCCTGGACAGCTTCGGCAGCGCCGTCCGGGCCGCGACCAAGAAGGGCGCCGGCAAGTACTACGGGCTGGTCGACTACCTCGCTCAGCCGAACGGGATGAACGCCGCCTGTTCGATGATCGCCCGGCTGTCCGGGATGGTCGGCGGCGTCGACAACAACCCGGAAGGCTCGATCAACTACCGGACCGGTGAGCTCACCTACACCGATCCGATCCTGGCCGACGTGATCGACTGGTATCTCGGGCTGCAGAAGGACGGCTGCTTCCTGCCCGGGTCGGTCAGCCTCGATGCACCCGGTGCTCGGGAACGGTTCCCGCAGGGTCAGTCGGCGTTCATCTTCCAGGGACCGTGGAACATCGGGCTGTGGGGCAAGGAGTTCCCCGACCTGAAGCTGGACGTCGCTCTGGCACCGGTCCAGGAAGCCGGCAAGGTGTCGCCGTTCAACCTGTTGCCCGGCGGTGGAAACAACTACTGCGTCGCGGCCAGCAGCAAGTCCGCCGAGGTTGCCGGCAAGGCGTTCGAGTACATCTTCTCCGACGACGGCCAGACCCATTGGGCCTACTACGCCGGCTCCGGTGATCCGGCGGTGTTCCCGACGCCGAGCCTGAAGCCCAAGCCGCTGGACGCCAAGGTGAACGGCTGGATGAAGCAATACGGTCTGCTCGGCCCGTCCCCCACGGTGCGCAACCCCGACATGATCAAGGTCAGCCAGGCGCTCGTCGCACCCCAACCGGCACTGCACGACGTCTGCACCGCGTTGTTCACCGGCAAGGCGACCAACATCAAGAAGGAATTGAAAGCTCTGCAGGACCGTGCCGACAAGGCGATCGACACCGCCATCGCGACCGCCAAGAAGAGCGGAGCCAAGGTCTCCCGGGACGACTACGTCTTCTCCGACTGGGACCCGACCAAACCGTACGTGGGCCTGTACAAGTGA
- a CDS encoding carbohydrate ABC transporter permease — protein sequence MTAFFALDREVGQRHRGWSAFWDARHSYLLMLPGAILVALFSVYPMVMSWYYSLFRWDGFSSDMTFIGLQNYREAIGDSYFWNAFGRSLVFAAVATPIELALSLGFALLLNDASLRLRTVYRTLIFIPVVTTTAVVAIVMSFVFSAFNGPVNQVLMLLKITDSSIDFLGDPRTVLWTSIGIFIWKWCGQPMIYWLAGLQTIPSELYEAAKVDGAGLWSQFKNITAPLLTPFGVMITLIVAIGNLQVFAFLQALTGGGPTFASELMELYIYRNAFGASGAQSVQRLGYASAAGVIFGVTLMIFGIVQLLAVRRVRAAGSDREESR from the coding sequence GTGACGGCCTTCTTCGCCCTGGACCGTGAGGTCGGCCAACGGCACCGTGGCTGGAGTGCCTTCTGGGACGCGCGACACAGCTACCTGCTGATGCTGCCCGGCGCGATCCTGGTCGCGCTGTTCTCCGTCTATCCGATGGTGATGTCGTGGTACTACTCCCTGTTCCGCTGGGACGGGTTCTCCTCCGACATGACCTTCATCGGACTGCAGAACTACCGGGAGGCGATCGGTGACAGCTACTTCTGGAACGCCTTCGGCCGGTCCCTCGTCTTCGCCGCCGTCGCCACGCCGATCGAACTCGCGCTGTCACTCGGATTCGCCCTGCTGCTCAACGATGCTTCGCTCCGGTTGCGGACGGTCTACCGGACGTTGATCTTCATCCCAGTGGTCACCACCACCGCCGTCGTGGCGATCGTGATGAGCTTCGTGTTCTCCGCCTTCAACGGTCCGGTCAACCAGGTGCTGATGCTGCTCAAGATCACCGACAGCTCGATCGACTTCCTCGGTGATCCGCGAACAGTGCTGTGGACCTCGATCGGGATCTTCATCTGGAAGTGGTGCGGGCAGCCGATGATCTACTGGCTGGCCGGACTGCAGACCATCCCGAGCGAACTGTACGAGGCCGCCAAGGTCGACGGTGCCGGGCTGTGGAGCCAGTTCAAGAACATCACCGCACCGCTGCTGACGCCGTTCGGGGTGATGATCACCCTGATCGTCGCGATCGGCAACCTGCAGGTTTTCGCCTTCCTGCAGGCACTCACCGGCGGCGGACCGACCTTCGCCTCCGAGCTGATGGAGCTCTACATCTACCGCAATGCGTTCGGTGCCTCCGGTGCCCAGTCGGTGCAGCGGCTGGGTTACGCCTCGGCGGCCGGCGTGATCTTCGGCGTCACACTGATGATCTTCGGCATCGTCCAACTGCTGGCCGTCCGGCGGGTCCGGGCCGCCGGCTCGGATCGGGAGGAGAGCCGATGA
- a CDS encoding carbohydrate ABC transporter permease — MTTGTIASTPKSVRSSSAGNAPPRRRKRPGRIRRIITYVVLTPVSLIWIYPFIWMMSASVKPNSKVFADLGIFPTKFFFSNYAEAWVNGNIGRFFINSVVVSVGGVIIVVLTTASMGYVLGRYRFPGKKIVIATLAGLAILPQGYTIIPIFDLIDSLHLDGTLFGIIIAESGSAHIIQLLLYAGYFAQLPAALEEQAKIDGAGYFRIFFTIFLPLAAPATATVIILQFIASWNDFLLPLVLTLSQPDLQTLAVGVYSFQGENMTDYAQMSAASTISLVPVIVVFLFFQRYFVEGLAGAVKQ; from the coding sequence ATGACCACCGGCACGATCGCGAGTACGCCGAAGTCCGTTCGATCGTCGTCCGCCGGCAACGCGCCGCCGCGCCGCCGGAAGCGGCCGGGCAGGATCCGTCGGATCATCACCTATGTCGTCCTGACCCCGGTCAGCCTGATATGGATCTACCCGTTCATCTGGATGATGTCGGCCTCGGTCAAGCCGAACAGCAAGGTGTTCGCCGACCTGGGGATCTTCCCGACCAAGTTCTTCTTCTCCAACTACGCCGAGGCGTGGGTGAACGGCAACATCGGCCGATTCTTCATCAACAGCGTGGTGGTGTCGGTCGGCGGCGTGATCATCGTCGTGCTGACCACCGCCTCGATGGGGTACGTCCTGGGCCGCTATCGCTTCCCGGGCAAGAAGATCGTCATCGCGACGCTGGCCGGGCTGGCCATCCTGCCGCAGGGCTACACGATCATCCCGATCTTCGATCTGATCGACTCGCTGCATCTGGACGGCACCCTGTTCGGCATCATCATCGCCGAGAGCGGGTCGGCCCACATCATCCAGTTACTGCTCTACGCAGGATACTTCGCGCAGCTGCCGGCAGCCTTGGAGGAACAGGCCAAGATCGACGGTGCCGGCTACTTCCGGATCTTCTTCACCATCTTCCTGCCGTTGGCGGCACCGGCGACCGCAACCGTGATCATCCTGCAGTTCATCGCCAGCTGGAACGACTTCCTGCTGCCGCTGGTGCTGACCCTGAGCCAACCCGATCTGCAGACGTTGGCCGTCGGGGTGTACAGCTTCCAGGGGGAGAACATGACCGACTACGCGCAGATGTCGGCTGCCAGCACGATCAGCCTGGTGCCGGTGATCGTGGTCTTCCTGTTCTTCCAACGCTATTTCGTCGAAGGCCTGGCCGGCGCCGTCAAACAGTGA
- a CDS encoding sulfatase family protein, giving the protein MSDPDRPNIVFILTDDHAAHAISAYGSRVNSTPNMDRIAADGARLDACYCTNSICSPSRATILSGTYSHVNGVKSIFDEIEYRVPNFTGCLRQAGYRTALFGKWHLGHRPENLPRAEDFDAWQVFPGQGDYNDPVMITAEGERQVSGYATDIVTDLSLDWLDQQPDGQPFCLMVHHKAPHRPWVPDPKHADLYPVGSIPEPDTLFDDYATRGRAAHEATMRIADHLPPSDIKEQQIPAELIGEEHRTERTRWFYQRYMRDYLQTVQSVDDNVGRVLDYLNDHDLGRNTIVVYTSDQGFFLGDHGWYDKRFIYDESLQMPFLIKWPERIVAGSRIDEIITNADFAATFLQACGLDPAEVLPTSQGRSALPVLLGDTPDDWPTSMYYRYWEHDDPNHHAWSHYGVRTATHKLVYFYAAGLGTTGASDKIYPPEWELYDLVADPQELNNVADDPSYAGIRAELETELARLQQHYQDEPYLPV; this is encoded by the coding sequence GTGTCCGACCCGGACCGTCCGAACATCGTCTTCATCCTCACCGATGATCATGCCGCGCATGCGATCAGTGCCTACGGCAGTCGTGTCAACAGCACCCCCAACATGGACCGGATCGCCGCCGACGGCGCCCGGCTGGACGCCTGCTACTGCACGAACTCGATCTGCTCGCCGTCCCGGGCGACGATCCTGTCCGGCACCTACAGCCACGTCAACGGCGTCAAGTCGATCTTCGACGAGATCGAGTATCGGGTGCCCAACTTCACCGGCTGCCTGCGACAGGCCGGCTACCGGACGGCACTGTTCGGCAAGTGGCATCTCGGCCATCGACCGGAGAATCTGCCCCGGGCGGAGGACTTCGATGCCTGGCAGGTGTTCCCCGGCCAGGGCGACTACAACGATCCGGTGATGATCACCGCCGAAGGCGAGCGTCAGGTGTCGGGTTACGCGACCGACATCGTCACCGATCTCAGCCTGGACTGGCTCGACCAGCAGCCCGACGGGCAGCCGTTCTGCCTGATGGTGCATCACAAGGCGCCGCACCGTCCCTGGGTGCCCGACCCCAAGCACGCCGACCTGTATCCGGTCGGTTCGATCCCCGAACCGGACACCCTGTTCGACGACTACGCGACCCGCGGCCGCGCAGCGCACGAAGCGACGATGCGGATCGCCGATCACCTGCCACCGAGCGACATCAAGGAGCAGCAGATCCCGGCCGAATTGATCGGCGAGGAACATCGGACCGAGCGGACCCGCTGGTTCTATCAGCGTTACATGCGGGACTATCTGCAGACCGTGCAGTCGGTGGACGACAACGTCGGGCGGGTGCTGGACTACCTCAATGATCATGATCTGGGCCGGAACACGATCGTGGTCTACACCTCCGACCAGGGCTTCTTCCTCGGTGATCACGGCTGGTACGACAAACGCTTCATCTACGACGAGTCGCTACAGATGCCGTTCTTGATCAAGTGGCCGGAGCGGATCGTGGCCGGTAGCCGGATCGACGAGATCATCACCAACGCCGACTTCGCCGCAACCTTCCTGCAGGCCTGCGGGCTGGACCCCGCCGAGGTGTTGCCGACCTCCCAGGGACGCAGTGCGCTACCGGTGTTGCTCGGCGATACTCCGGACGATTGGCCGACGTCGATGTACTACCGCTACTGGGAACACGACGATCCGAACCACCACGCCTGGTCGCACTACGGCGTCCGCACCGCCACCCACAAGTTGGTCTACTTCTACGCCGCCGGACTGGGCACCACCGGCGCATCGGACAAGATCTACCCGCCGGAGTGGGAGCTCTACGACCTGGTCGCCGATCCGCAGGAACTGAACAACGTCGCCGATGATCCAAGCTACGCAGGGATCCGTGCCGAGTTGGAAACCGAACTGGCCAGGCTGCAGCAGCACTACCAGGACGAGCCCTACCTTCCCGTCTGA